The Phycisphaeraceae bacterium genome has a window encoding:
- a CDS encoding PadR family transcriptional regulator — protein sequence MPPRTARPSSTSPELLQGTLDMMILRVLETGGSNHGYGIARRIRQMSEEVLIVEEGSLYPALHRLEKRGFLRSDWRPSENNRRAKFYSLTGEGREKLRTETDLWRDLSTAIGRVMGTPRERGVLSAE from the coding sequence ATGCCACCGCGCACCGCCCGACCATCCTCGACGTCCCCCGAACTCCTCCAGGGCACGCTGGACATGATGATCCTGCGCGTGCTTGAGACAGGCGGGTCGAACCACGGCTACGGCATCGCCCGCCGCATTCGGCAGATGTCGGAGGAAGTGCTTATTGTCGAGGAGGGTTCGTTGTATCCCGCGCTGCATCGCTTGGAGAAGCGCGGCTTCCTGCGCAGCGACTGGCGCCCCAGCGAGAACAACCGCCGGGCCAAGTTCTACTCGCTCACCGGCGAAGGCCGCGAGAAACTGCGCACCGAGACCGACCTCTGGCGCGACCTCTCCACCGCCATCGGGCGCGTGATGGGGACGCCGAGGGAGAGGGGAGTGCTGAGTGCTGAGTGA